One window of the Anoplolepis gracilipes chromosome 9, ASM4749672v1, whole genome shotgun sequence genome contains the following:
- the Tim9a gene encoding mitochondrial import inner membrane translocase subunit Tim9: protein MAMQVPTDVDADQIKSFREFLTSYNKLSEICFVDCISDFTTRDVRAKEEKCTLNCMEKYLKMNQRVSQRFQEFQMTANENAMAAIKKQSQTN from the exons ATGGCGATGCAAGTCCCGACCGATGTGGATGCTGATCAAATAAAATCC ttTCGAGAGTTTTTGACTTCGTATAATAAACTCTCAGAAATTTGCTTTGTCGATTGTATAAGCGACTTCACGACGCGAGATGTTAGAGCTAAAGAGGAGAAGTGCACTCTTAATTGTATGGAAAAGTACCTGAAAATGAATCAGCGAGTGTCCCAACGTTTCCAAGAATTTCAAATGACTGCTAATGAAAATGCTATGGCAGCTATTAAGAAACAAAGTCAgacaaattaa
- the LOC140669828 gene encoding G patch domain-containing protein 2-like isoform X1: MDIICKSKKRILQMERVFKAVPADLRVKMEALVHDLTLALEESSSSANLRRRWGIRRRARSTGNIRKSALSMNRHSDDSSSSICEIRIPKTANVSKYQSDSDDTNQTKRFAHFSNLNNASNIESDSVNENFVPRANTRRKRKFKKMAIDSDSNASTSQAMAIMSTSTFSGKKRIFRDCKNRYSAIWCGKRKRSCRERSIDCEMRISKPTKTAKPKNRGKMQGEDTVDHSRISSSSISSSDSEAGLITNDEDREGDDEQSDWIGESSWRDDGDSTSDDKTTSDSTFQMLLHGEHSVAEAKRNYKQRIQRIREGLSGREIRAGRRHVDNKPGYSIITSANEKVSRFLQDPTQSELKLHPMRQPEREKLRRLANLYSLSLKGDLGCPILYKTRHTTQAVCVDQVSLNRLSDYKRLRKTPPNSPNSDCTMQTEEPQTSSTSFGLEIIQQGQNILADLQTFSSIKWDSESMDIEIQQGQSKFPDFGHSKSS, encoded by the exons ATGGACATTATTTGTAAGAG TAAAAAACGCATCCTTCAAATGGAGCGTGTTTTCAAAGCTGTACCGGCGGATTTAAGAGTAAAAATGGAGGCCCTTGTGCATGATTTGACTTTGGCACTTGAGGAAAGCAGCAGCAGTGCAAATCTCAGACGCAGATGGGGCATCAGGAGAAGAGCACGCTCTACAGGGAATATTCGTAAGT CGGCTTTAAGTATGAACAGACATTCGGATGACAGTTCATCTTCTATTTGCGAAATTCGCATTCCAAAAACTGCCAATGTTTCAAAATACCAATCTGATAGCGATGATACAAATCAGACCAAACGTTTCGCACATTTCTCGAATTTAAATAACGCCAGTAATATCGAGAGTGACTCAGTAAATGAAAACTTTGTACCAAGAGCAAATACAAGAcgcaagagaaaatttaaaaaaatggccATTGATTCGGACTCTAATGCATCCACTTCTCAAGCAATGGCAATTATGTCAACTTCAACATTCAGTGGaaaaaaacgtatttttcgtgattgtaaaaatagatatagcGCTATATG GTGTGGGAAACGTAAGAGGTCGTGTAGAGAACGTTCCATAGATTGCGAGATGAGAATATCTAAACCAACCAAAACCGCAAAGCCGAAAAATCGAGGTAAAATGCAAGGCGAAGACACTGTTGACCATTCCCGTATATCGAGTTCAAGCATCTCGTCTAGCGATTCAGAAGCAGGTCTCATTACTAACGATGAGGATAGAGAAG GAGACGATGAACAATCGGATTGGATCGGAGAATCGAGTTGGCGAGACGATGGAGATAGCACCAGTGATGATAAAACCACATCAGATTCGACTTTTCAAATGCTATTGCATGGCGAACACTCGGTAGCCGAAGCCAAGAGGAATTATAAACAAAGAATACAACGTATTCGCGAAGGTCTCAGCGGTAGAGAGATTCGAGCTGGGCGACGTCACGTCGACAACAAACCAGGTTATTCCATCATAACGTCAGCTAACGAGAAGGTCTCGCGATTCTTGCAAGATCCCACTCAGAGCGAACTGAAACTGCATCCTATGCGACAACCCGAACGAGAGAAGCTACGTCGACTCGCCAATCTATACAGTCTAAGCTTGAAAGGCGATCTAGGGTGTCCGATATTGTATAAAACGCGACACACGACACAGGCTGTGTGCGTAGATCAGGTGTCATTGAACAGACTGTCAGACTATAAGAGATTGCGAAAGACACCTCCAAATTCACCAAATTCAGATTGTACGATGCAAACCGAAGAACCACAGACTTCCAGCACGAGTTTTGGATTAGAAATTATACAACAAGGACAAAATATACTAGCAGACTTACAAACATTTTCTTCGATTAAATGGGACAGCGAAAGTATGGATATCGAGATACAACAAGGACAGTCAAAGTTCCCTGATTTTGGACACTCTAaatcaagttaa
- the LOC140669828 gene encoding G patch domain-containing protein 2-like isoform X2 has product MDIICKSKKRILQMERVFKAVPADLRVKMEALVHDLTLALEESSSSANLRRRWGIRRRARSTGNIPALSMNRHSDDSSSSICEIRIPKTANVSKYQSDSDDTNQTKRFAHFSNLNNASNIESDSVNENFVPRANTRRKRKFKKMAIDSDSNASTSQAMAIMSTSTFSGKKRIFRDCKNRYSAIWCGKRKRSCRERSIDCEMRISKPTKTAKPKNRGKMQGEDTVDHSRISSSSISSSDSEAGLITNDEDREGDDEQSDWIGESSWRDDGDSTSDDKTTSDSTFQMLLHGEHSVAEAKRNYKQRIQRIREGLSGREIRAGRRHVDNKPGYSIITSANEKVSRFLQDPTQSELKLHPMRQPEREKLRRLANLYSLSLKGDLGCPILYKTRHTTQAVCVDQVSLNRLSDYKRLRKTPPNSPNSDCTMQTEEPQTSSTSFGLEIIQQGQNILADLQTFSSIKWDSESMDIEIQQGQSKFPDFGHSKSS; this is encoded by the exons ATGGACATTATTTGTAAGAG TAAAAAACGCATCCTTCAAATGGAGCGTGTTTTCAAAGCTGTACCGGCGGATTTAAGAGTAAAAATGGAGGCCCTTGTGCATGATTTGACTTTGGCACTTGAGGAAAGCAGCAGCAGTGCAAATCTCAGACGCAGATGGGGCATCAGGAGAAGAGCACGCTCTACAGGGAATATTC CGGCTTTAAGTATGAACAGACATTCGGATGACAGTTCATCTTCTATTTGCGAAATTCGCATTCCAAAAACTGCCAATGTTTCAAAATACCAATCTGATAGCGATGATACAAATCAGACCAAACGTTTCGCACATTTCTCGAATTTAAATAACGCCAGTAATATCGAGAGTGACTCAGTAAATGAAAACTTTGTACCAAGAGCAAATACAAGAcgcaagagaaaatttaaaaaaatggccATTGATTCGGACTCTAATGCATCCACTTCTCAAGCAATGGCAATTATGTCAACTTCAACATTCAGTGGaaaaaaacgtatttttcgtgattgtaaaaatagatatagcGCTATATG GTGTGGGAAACGTAAGAGGTCGTGTAGAGAACGTTCCATAGATTGCGAGATGAGAATATCTAAACCAACCAAAACCGCAAAGCCGAAAAATCGAGGTAAAATGCAAGGCGAAGACACTGTTGACCATTCCCGTATATCGAGTTCAAGCATCTCGTCTAGCGATTCAGAAGCAGGTCTCATTACTAACGATGAGGATAGAGAAG GAGACGATGAACAATCGGATTGGATCGGAGAATCGAGTTGGCGAGACGATGGAGATAGCACCAGTGATGATAAAACCACATCAGATTCGACTTTTCAAATGCTATTGCATGGCGAACACTCGGTAGCCGAAGCCAAGAGGAATTATAAACAAAGAATACAACGTATTCGCGAAGGTCTCAGCGGTAGAGAGATTCGAGCTGGGCGACGTCACGTCGACAACAAACCAGGTTATTCCATCATAACGTCAGCTAACGAGAAGGTCTCGCGATTCTTGCAAGATCCCACTCAGAGCGAACTGAAACTGCATCCTATGCGACAACCCGAACGAGAGAAGCTACGTCGACTCGCCAATCTATACAGTCTAAGCTTGAAAGGCGATCTAGGGTGTCCGATATTGTATAAAACGCGACACACGACACAGGCTGTGTGCGTAGATCAGGTGTCATTGAACAGACTGTCAGACTATAAGAGATTGCGAAAGACACCTCCAAATTCACCAAATTCAGATTGTACGATGCAAACCGAAGAACCACAGACTTCCAGCACGAGTTTTGGATTAGAAATTATACAACAAGGACAAAATATACTAGCAGACTTACAAACATTTTCTTCGATTAAATGGGACAGCGAAAGTATGGATATCGAGATACAACAAGGACAGTCAAAGTTCCCTGATTTTGGACACTCTAaatcaagttaa
- the LOC140669828 gene encoding G patch domain-containing protein 2-like isoform X3, whose amino-acid sequence MERVFKAVPADLRVKMEALVHDLTLALEESSSSANLRRRWGIRRRARSTGNIRKSALSMNRHSDDSSSSICEIRIPKTANVSKYQSDSDDTNQTKRFAHFSNLNNASNIESDSVNENFVPRANTRRKRKFKKMAIDSDSNASTSQAMAIMSTSTFSGKKRIFRDCKNRYSAIWCGKRKRSCRERSIDCEMRISKPTKTAKPKNRGKMQGEDTVDHSRISSSSISSSDSEAGLITNDEDREGDDEQSDWIGESSWRDDGDSTSDDKTTSDSTFQMLLHGEHSVAEAKRNYKQRIQRIREGLSGREIRAGRRHVDNKPGYSIITSANEKVSRFLQDPTQSELKLHPMRQPEREKLRRLANLYSLSLKGDLGCPILYKTRHTTQAVCVDQVSLNRLSDYKRLRKTPPNSPNSDCTMQTEEPQTSSTSFGLEIIQQGQNILADLQTFSSIKWDSESMDIEIQQGQSKFPDFGHSKSS is encoded by the exons ATGGAGCGTGTTTTCAAAGCTGTACCGGCGGATTTAAGAGTAAAAATGGAGGCCCTTGTGCATGATTTGACTTTGGCACTTGAGGAAAGCAGCAGCAGTGCAAATCTCAGACGCAGATGGGGCATCAGGAGAAGAGCACGCTCTACAGGGAATATTCGTAAGT CGGCTTTAAGTATGAACAGACATTCGGATGACAGTTCATCTTCTATTTGCGAAATTCGCATTCCAAAAACTGCCAATGTTTCAAAATACCAATCTGATAGCGATGATACAAATCAGACCAAACGTTTCGCACATTTCTCGAATTTAAATAACGCCAGTAATATCGAGAGTGACTCAGTAAATGAAAACTTTGTACCAAGAGCAAATACAAGAcgcaagagaaaatttaaaaaaatggccATTGATTCGGACTCTAATGCATCCACTTCTCAAGCAATGGCAATTATGTCAACTTCAACATTCAGTGGaaaaaaacgtatttttcgtgattgtaaaaatagatatagcGCTATATG GTGTGGGAAACGTAAGAGGTCGTGTAGAGAACGTTCCATAGATTGCGAGATGAGAATATCTAAACCAACCAAAACCGCAAAGCCGAAAAATCGAGGTAAAATGCAAGGCGAAGACACTGTTGACCATTCCCGTATATCGAGTTCAAGCATCTCGTCTAGCGATTCAGAAGCAGGTCTCATTACTAACGATGAGGATAGAGAAG GAGACGATGAACAATCGGATTGGATCGGAGAATCGAGTTGGCGAGACGATGGAGATAGCACCAGTGATGATAAAACCACATCAGATTCGACTTTTCAAATGCTATTGCATGGCGAACACTCGGTAGCCGAAGCCAAGAGGAATTATAAACAAAGAATACAACGTATTCGCGAAGGTCTCAGCGGTAGAGAGATTCGAGCTGGGCGACGTCACGTCGACAACAAACCAGGTTATTCCATCATAACGTCAGCTAACGAGAAGGTCTCGCGATTCTTGCAAGATCCCACTCAGAGCGAACTGAAACTGCATCCTATGCGACAACCCGAACGAGAGAAGCTACGTCGACTCGCCAATCTATACAGTCTAAGCTTGAAAGGCGATCTAGGGTGTCCGATATTGTATAAAACGCGACACACGACACAGGCTGTGTGCGTAGATCAGGTGTCATTGAACAGACTGTCAGACTATAAGAGATTGCGAAAGACACCTCCAAATTCACCAAATTCAGATTGTACGATGCAAACCGAAGAACCACAGACTTCCAGCACGAGTTTTGGATTAGAAATTATACAACAAGGACAAAATATACTAGCAGACTTACAAACATTTTCTTCGATTAAATGGGACAGCGAAAGTATGGATATCGAGATACAACAAGGACAGTCAAAGTTCCCTGATTTTGGACACTCTAaatcaagttaa
- the LOC140669828 gene encoding G patch domain-containing protein 2-like isoform X4: MNRHSDDSSSSICEIRIPKTANVSKYQSDSDDTNQTKRFAHFSNLNNASNIESDSVNENFVPRANTRRKRKFKKMAIDSDSNASTSQAMAIMSTSTFSGKKRIFRDCKNRYSAIWCGKRKRSCRERSIDCEMRISKPTKTAKPKNRGKMQGEDTVDHSRISSSSISSSDSEAGLITNDEDREGDDEQSDWIGESSWRDDGDSTSDDKTTSDSTFQMLLHGEHSVAEAKRNYKQRIQRIREGLSGREIRAGRRHVDNKPGYSIITSANEKVSRFLQDPTQSELKLHPMRQPEREKLRRLANLYSLSLKGDLGCPILYKTRHTTQAVCVDQVSLNRLSDYKRLRKTPPNSPNSDCTMQTEEPQTSSTSFGLEIIQQGQNILADLQTFSSIKWDSESMDIEIQQGQSKFPDFGHSKSS, encoded by the exons ATGAACAGACATTCGGATGACAGTTCATCTTCTATTTGCGAAATTCGCATTCCAAAAACTGCCAATGTTTCAAAATACCAATCTGATAGCGATGATACAAATCAGACCAAACGTTTCGCACATTTCTCGAATTTAAATAACGCCAGTAATATCGAGAGTGACTCAGTAAATGAAAACTTTGTACCAAGAGCAAATACAAGAcgcaagagaaaatttaaaaaaatggccATTGATTCGGACTCTAATGCATCCACTTCTCAAGCAATGGCAATTATGTCAACTTCAACATTCAGTGGaaaaaaacgtatttttcgtgattgtaaaaatagatatagcGCTATATG GTGTGGGAAACGTAAGAGGTCGTGTAGAGAACGTTCCATAGATTGCGAGATGAGAATATCTAAACCAACCAAAACCGCAAAGCCGAAAAATCGAGGTAAAATGCAAGGCGAAGACACTGTTGACCATTCCCGTATATCGAGTTCAAGCATCTCGTCTAGCGATTCAGAAGCAGGTCTCATTACTAACGATGAGGATAGAGAAG GAGACGATGAACAATCGGATTGGATCGGAGAATCGAGTTGGCGAGACGATGGAGATAGCACCAGTGATGATAAAACCACATCAGATTCGACTTTTCAAATGCTATTGCATGGCGAACACTCGGTAGCCGAAGCCAAGAGGAATTATAAACAAAGAATACAACGTATTCGCGAAGGTCTCAGCGGTAGAGAGATTCGAGCTGGGCGACGTCACGTCGACAACAAACCAGGTTATTCCATCATAACGTCAGCTAACGAGAAGGTCTCGCGATTCTTGCAAGATCCCACTCAGAGCGAACTGAAACTGCATCCTATGCGACAACCCGAACGAGAGAAGCTACGTCGACTCGCCAATCTATACAGTCTAAGCTTGAAAGGCGATCTAGGGTGTCCGATATTGTATAAAACGCGACACACGACACAGGCTGTGTGCGTAGATCAGGTGTCATTGAACAGACTGTCAGACTATAAGAGATTGCGAAAGACACCTCCAAATTCACCAAATTCAGATTGTACGATGCAAACCGAAGAACCACAGACTTCCAGCACGAGTTTTGGATTAGAAATTATACAACAAGGACAAAATATACTAGCAGACTTACAAACATTTTCTTCGATTAAATGGGACAGCGAAAGTATGGATATCGAGATACAACAAGGACAGTCAAAGTTCCCTGATTTTGGACACTCTAaatcaagttaa